The following coding sequences are from one Treponema parvum window:
- a CDS encoding TIGR03545 family protein, with product MADKKAPKKNITEKDGKKKTADKTPVQKKPTKSLSAKKLPALLKKAYTQKTIEKKLFDKIYIDDDKKFLASFFKDQKGIVRIPPETLISAADFKRLKLIAKEVKKQKGGINPVPFAAIVIACVAICLTVTIFKNVIVKRAITAGMQQVFGAKTDIQSVDVKIFQSSLTVTGLAQANKNEPMKNIFEVGSIKVDFNLTQLLRGKFDAEDISAMDILFGTDRKTSGELPLKTATAKEKKVSKQSGEKSAAKMEAVKESIKSIFADYNPKAIIAGLENNLKSPALAESIKTETEALTVKWKDRPEQIRSDVEKLKADVQTITGTDWSKISNAAELAAALKTTQSAIENAKRLKQTTQEAASDIKADSNTVKRLSSSLQDAIKNDKVLIQKEVDKITSFSLDKAKSLLSDSMTAIAYDIFGKYYTYVQKGIDAALRLKSRSKAGAAGKAKKKVKTEKRMPGTDIYYKKDSVPKFLIEKAAASGKNFKAQVKEISSDPDLRGAPAVFDGTLSLAKQTHKLSGVVDGRTQTKEPLIQADYSGSGYPVAVNTDVIAFSGTSRINIKTTADDDGSVFAEGVIDLANLSLGSQPFEPESAYNIYKKALASIKTLKINLKAEYSADGGVDINLATDADKKLLNAMQELFSSELSSIKSQVQKEMTNLLSQKTGGALSALDKYFEIESLMNNQENAMNAINQQLSKKQEEISAQIKKQAGDAAKEKAKEAAGNVLKKLF from the coding sequence ATGGCTGACAAAAAAGCTCCCAAAAAGAACATAACTGAAAAAGACGGCAAAAAAAAGACGGCCGATAAAACCCCGGTGCAAAAAAAACCGACAAAATCCTTGAGCGCAAAAAAACTTCCTGCGCTGTTAAAAAAGGCGTATACGCAAAAAACGATCGAGAAAAAATTGTTCGATAAAATATACATTGACGACGACAAAAAATTTCTCGCTTCTTTTTTTAAAGATCAAAAAGGAATCGTTCGAATTCCGCCTGAAACGCTCATTTCTGCCGCAGATTTTAAAAGATTAAAACTTATAGCAAAAGAAGTCAAAAAACAAAAGGGAGGTATAAATCCCGTTCCGTTTGCGGCGATAGTGATCGCGTGCGTCGCAATTTGTTTAACCGTAACGATATTCAAAAACGTAATAGTCAAGCGCGCCATTACGGCCGGTATGCAGCAAGTCTTCGGTGCGAAAACCGACATACAAAGCGTCGACGTAAAAATCTTTCAGTCTTCGCTTACCGTAACGGGGCTTGCACAAGCGAACAAGAACGAGCCGATGAAGAACATATTCGAAGTCGGCAGCATAAAGGTTGATTTTAATCTTACGCAGCTTCTTCGCGGGAAATTCGACGCGGAAGACATTTCCGCTATGGATATCTTATTCGGAACGGATCGAAAAACGTCAGGCGAGCTTCCTTTAAAAACCGCAACAGCCAAAGAAAAAAAAGTTTCAAAACAATCGGGAGAAAAATCCGCCGCTAAGATGGAAGCTGTAAAAGAGAGCATAAAATCGATCTTTGCCGACTATAATCCTAAGGCCATAATCGCAGGGCTTGAAAATAACCTTAAGTCCCCCGCCCTCGCCGAAAGCATAAAAACCGAAACCGAAGCTCTGACAGTAAAATGGAAGGACAGACCCGAGCAGATACGCTCCGACGTTGAAAAACTAAAAGCGGATGTACAAACCATAACCGGCACGGACTGGAGCAAAATCTCAAACGCGGCGGAATTAGCCGCAGCCCTTAAAACCACGCAATCTGCAATTGAAAATGCCAAAAGACTCAAACAGACGACGCAGGAAGCCGCATCAGACATAAAGGCGGACTCCAATACCGTAAAACGACTTTCATCCTCTCTTCAAGACGCAATAAAAAACGATAAGGTTCTTATACAAAAGGAGGTCGATAAAATAACTTCCTTTTCTTTGGACAAAGCCAAGTCGTTGCTTTCGGACTCTATGACGGCCATAGCTTACGATATTTTCGGTAAGTATTATACCTATGTTCAAAAAGGAATCGACGCCGCGCTCCGTTTAAAAAGCCGGTCTAAAGCGGGCGCTGCAGGAAAAGCGAAAAAAAAGGTAAAAACTGAAAAAAGAATGCCGGGAACGGACATATATTATAAAAAAGATAGCGTCCCGAAATTTTTGATAGAAAAAGCTGCAGCTTCCGGAAAAAACTTTAAAGCCCAAGTAAAGGAAATTTCAAGCGATCCGGATTTAAGAGGAGCTCCGGCGGTCTTTGACGGAACGCTTTCCCTTGCCAAACAGACTCATAAACTTTCGGGCGTCGTCGACGGACGTACGCAGACAAAAGAGCCTCTTATCCAAGCCGATTATTCGGGTTCCGGTTATCCTGTAGCTGTAAACACGGACGTAATCGCTTTTTCAGGAACATCACGGATAAACATAAAAACAACGGCCGACGACGACGGAAGCGTCTTTGCGGAAGGCGTAATAGATCTTGCAAATCTTTCGCTCGGCTCACAGCCTTTCGAACCTGAATCGGCATACAATATTTATAAAAAGGCGCTTGCTTCGATAAAGACATTAAAAATAAATTTAAAAGCCGAATACTCCGCAGACGGAGGCGTAGACATAAATTTGGCGACCGATGCGGACAAAAAACTTTTAAATGCGATGCAGGAGCTTTTTTCGTCCGAACTTTCTTCGATAAAGTCTCAGGTACAAAAAGAAATGACAAATTTGCTCTCGCAAAAGACCGGCGGAGCTCTGAGCGCTCTCGACAAATATTTTGAAATTGAAAGCCTTATGAATAATCAGGAAAATGCAATGAACGCGATAAATCAGCAGCTTTCAAAAAAGCAAGAGGAAATATCCGCTCAGATCAAAAAGCAGGCAGGCGACGCTGCAAAAGAAAAGGCCAAAGAAGCGGCGGGAAACGTGCTTAAAAAGTTATTTTAA
- a CDS encoding TRAP transporter small permease: MNLMNKIYSLYLRILEWICIALLIIILACMLFQIICRIFVISQSFTEELARICFCVMAFMGSPLALAEGIHIAVDMVVRRFSNTGKRIFGVLDAVLIDVFSVFGIIGLQTMMKANTKTTAVSISWIMMNWIYGLVYLSLFFLFFVSTVQLILILKGKSEITLINMKEMELERNSEQSSLAQAIESELGEKK; this comes from the coding sequence ATGAATTTAATGAATAAGATTTATTCCCTTTATCTAAGGATTTTGGAATGGATCTGCATAGCTTTGCTGATAATCATACTTGCATGCATGCTTTTCCAGATAATTTGCAGAATTTTTGTCATAAGCCAAAGCTTTACGGAAGAACTGGCGCGTATCTGCTTTTGCGTAATGGCGTTTATGGGTTCTCCCCTTGCCCTCGCCGAAGGGATTCACATTGCAGTAGACATGGTAGTGCGCCGTTTTTCGAACACGGGAAAAAGAATTTTCGGAGTTCTTGACGCTGTTCTCATTGACGTTTTTTCCGTATTCGGGATCATCGGTCTACAAACAATGATGAAGGCGAACACAAAAACGACCGCCGTATCTATTTCATGGATAATGATGAACTGGATCTACGGTCTTGTCTATCTGTCGCTCTTTTTTTTATTCTTCGTCTCTACCGTGCAGCTGATACTGATTTTAAAAGGAAAGTCTGAAATAACTTTGATAAACATGAAAGAAATGGAGCTTGAAAGAAATTCGGAACAGAGCTCGCTCGCACAAGCTATAGAATCCGAACTGGGAGAAAAAAAATGA
- the aroA gene encoding 3-phosphoshikimate 1-carboxyvinyltransferase — protein MFAISRRSSLYGEIIVPGSKSHTIRAVLLAAMADGRSRIKNPLTGSDGKSALSAARAFGARVEEDDGVWTVYGTGGNLKVPDDVIDSGNSGTTMLFTMGMAALCEGYTVITGDDQIRRRPVSHLVSALNEIGANAFLTRPGLEAPPVIVKGRIKGGTAHFSGFNSQAVSAILMASALGEGRVDIEIKNPLEKPYLQMTIDWMRRYGVELSLNSKDYTRLSVEGNQSYTACDSVIPSDWSGVAFPLVAAVCTPSQLTVSGVDFDDAQGDKIIADHLIAMGADITKDSDGGRLIIKGGKPLKGGLTINLDDTPDSFPAFSVAACYAEDPVTFTGLSHVRIKETDRVAVMEKELTKLGAKIETTADTMKVYGGRALTGTEVESYGDHRIAMALMVAGLFADGSMKVKDAQCASVSFPTFFESMNRVGAGIELTE, from the coding sequence ATGTTTGCTATTAGCCGTAGAAGTTCACTTTACGGAGAAATAATCGTGCCGGGATCGAAGAGCCACACTATACGGGCTGTACTTTTGGCTGCGATGGCTGACGGACGATCTCGAATCAAAAATCCTTTGACGGGAAGCGACGGCAAAAGCGCGCTTTCTGCGGCAAGGGCTTTCGGGGCGAGGGTCGAAGAAGACGACGGCGTGTGGACGGTTTACGGCACGGGCGGAAATCTTAAAGTTCCCGACGATGTGATTGACTCGGGGAATTCCGGCACTACAATGCTTTTTACAATGGGAATGGCGGCTCTTTGCGAAGGATACACGGTAATAACCGGCGACGATCAGATACGCCGCCGGCCGGTATCACACCTCGTGTCTGCCTTAAACGAAATAGGCGCAAACGCTTTTTTAACGCGTCCGGGGCTGGAAGCCCCGCCTGTAATCGTGAAAGGCAGGATAAAAGGCGGAACGGCGCATTTTTCTGGATTCAATTCTCAAGCAGTTTCGGCAATTCTTATGGCTTCCGCACTGGGAGAGGGCAGGGTCGATATTGAAATTAAAAATCCTCTTGAAAAACCGTACTTACAGATGACTATAGACTGGATGCGCCGGTACGGGGTGGAGCTTTCTTTAAATTCCAAAGATTATACGAGACTTTCCGTCGAAGGGAATCAGTCTTATACCGCATGCGATTCTGTCATTCCCAGCGACTGGTCGGGCGTAGCGTTCCCCCTTGTCGCTGCGGTATGTACGCCTTCGCAATTGACTGTCTCCGGCGTAGATTTTGACGACGCACAAGGCGATAAGATAATTGCCGATCATCTTATAGCTATGGGAGCCGACATAACTAAAGATTCGGACGGAGGTCGTCTTATAATAAAAGGCGGAAAACCTCTCAAAGGCGGGCTTACGATAAATTTAGATGACACCCCCGATTCTTTTCCGGCGTTTTCCGTTGCGGCGTGTTATGCGGAAGATCCCGTAACTTTTACGGGACTTTCGCACGTGCGCATAAAGGAAACGGATAGGGTGGCGGTAATGGAAAAAGAACTTACGAAGCTGGGCGCTAAGATAGAAACGACCGCGGACACAATGAAGGTCTATGGCGGCAGAGCGCTTACAGGCACGGAAGTTGAAAGTTACGGAGACCATCGCATTGCCATGGCGCTCATGGTTGCAGGACTTTTTGCCGACGGCAGTATGAAAGTAAAAGATGCACAGTGCGCCTCCGTTTCGTTCCCCACCTTCTTTGAATCGATGAACAGGGTCGGCGCCGGTATCGAACTTACGGAATAA
- a CDS encoding flavodoxin family protein produces MNVLLLNGSPHCEGNTSIALQEMEKIFLEQDIETKTLQIGNKDIRGCVACYSCSKTGKCVFEDDVNETALHFERADGLVVASPVYYAAPNATLTAFLDRLFYSTRFNKTMKVGASVVVARRAGTSSAFDSLNKYFTISGMPVASSQYWNNVFGRMPGEASQDEEGLQTVRVLARNMSFLIKSIALGKEKFGLLAKEKWKRTNFIR; encoded by the coding sequence ATGAATGTATTATTGTTAAACGGAAGTCCGCACTGTGAAGGGAACACTTCGATCGCCTTACAAGAGATGGAAAAAATTTTTTTAGAACAAGACATTGAAACAAAAACGCTTCAAATAGGAAATAAGGACATACGCGGCTGTGTGGCCTGTTATTCTTGCAGCAAGACAGGAAAATGTGTTTTTGAAGATGACGTAAACGAAACCGCTTTACATTTCGAAAGAGCCGACGGTCTTGTTGTAGCAAGTCCCGTTTACTACGCGGCTCCAAACGCTACGCTTACGGCGTTTCTTGACAGGCTGTTTTACAGCACCCGCTTTAACAAGACGATGAAGGTTGGAGCGAGCGTAGTCGTCGCCAGAAGGGCGGGAACGTCTTCAGCTTTTGACAGTCTTAACAAATATTTTACCATATCGGGAATGCCGGTAGCTTCAAGCCAGTACTGGAACAATGTTTTCGGAAGAATGCCCGGAGAAGCCTCTCAGGACGAAGAAGGATTACAGACGGTGCGCGTCCTTGCCAGAAATATGTCCTTCCTTATAAAAAGCATTGCGCTGGGAAAAGAAAAATTCGGTTTGCTCGCAAAAGAAAAATGGAAAAGGACGAATTTTATACGTTAA
- a CDS encoding TRAP transporter large permease, translating to MNLVITLILVSMLLLFLCKVPIYISMTLAGCVLMAVTRGMKWGILAQYLYTGVDSFTLLAIPLFLLAAKIMNTGGITKRLFAFCMKMVGWLPGGLGHVNVLTSLVFAGMSGTAVSDASGLGTIEIQAMNDNGFDNEFSCCVTAASSTLGPIIPPSIPMVIYATVSGASVGALFMAGIFPGIIMALIMMGVVAVYSIKRKYPRTKFPSVKEFFVAFKEGLPPMMAPVILLVGIYGGVFTPTESAAVVVAYSIALDLLLYHELTWKHFLNILRDTVRDSVTIAMIIAGATFFGYVATRAKIPQMILTAMTGTINNKYVLLLVINIFLLIIGCFLETASAITIVVPLLLPLLNQYGISLTQFGVIIVLNLMIGLLTPPFGLVLFVVSKIGRISIGQFSKALLPWLTALLAALLLVTFIPQISLWFPSFLGMSV from the coding sequence ATGAATCTTGTTATCACCCTCATTCTTGTGAGCATGCTGCTCTTATTTCTTTGCAAGGTTCCAATATACATAAGCATGACCTTAGCCGGCTGCGTTCTTATGGCGGTTACGAGAGGAATGAAATGGGGAATTCTCGCCCAGTACTTGTACACGGGAGTGGATTCTTTTACATTGCTTGCGATTCCGCTGTTTTTGCTTGCCGCAAAGATAATGAACACGGGCGGAATCACAAAAAGGCTTTTTGCCTTCTGCATGAAAATGGTAGGCTGGCTTCCCGGCGGATTGGGACATGTAAACGTACTGACAAGCCTTGTATTTGCCGGTATGTCCGGCACGGCCGTTTCGGACGCTTCCGGACTCGGGACAATCGAAATTCAGGCCATGAACGATAACGGCTTTGACAATGAATTCAGCTGCTGCGTTACCGCCGCTTCTTCAACACTGGGTCCCATAATTCCTCCAAGCATTCCTATGGTTATCTACGCTACGGTTTCGGGAGCATCTGTCGGAGCCTTGTTTATGGCAGGAATTTTCCCCGGAATAATAATGGCACTCATAATGATGGGAGTTGTCGCAGTATATTCGATAAAGCGAAAATATCCCCGTACAAAATTCCCCTCCGTAAAAGAATTCTTCGTTGCATTTAAAGAAGGGCTTCCTCCGATGATGGCGCCGGTGATTCTGCTCGTAGGTATTTACGGCGGAGTTTTTACCCCCACGGAAAGCGCGGCCGTAGTCGTAGCGTACAGCATCGCTCTTGACCTTTTGCTTTACCATGAACTCACATGGAAGCATTTTTTAAATATCCTCAGGGATACCGTCCGAGACTCGGTTACTATCGCAATGATAATCGCAGGGGCAACCTTTTTCGGCTATGTAGCTACAAGGGCGAAAATTCCGCAAATGATATTAACGGCAATGACGGGAACGATAAACAACAAATACGTTTTGCTCTTAGTCATAAACATTTTCCTTCTTATTATAGGATGCTTTTTGGAAACCGCTTCGGCCATAACCATAGTAGTGCCGCTGCTCTTGCCGCTTTTAAATCAATACGGAATAAGCCTAACTCAATTCGGCGTTATCATAGTTCTTAATCTTATGATAGGACTTTTAACGCCGCCTTTCGGACTCGTGCTGTTTGTGGTAAGCAAGATAGGACGAATATCAATAGGGCAGTTCAGCAAGGCTCTGCTTCCGTGGCTGACAGCCTTGCTTGCGGCGTTGCTGCTCGTTACGTTTATTCCTCAGATAAGCCTTTGGTTCCCTTCTTTCCTTGGGATGAGCGTTTAA
- a CDS encoding PfkB family carbohydrate kinase produces the protein MKVTAVCLSSTIQKTITFENLKLKKVNRSQRYVVHASGKAVNSARVLDQLESGFCEAICPVGKENAQRFLALAAREIFPIKSVFVPGFTRECWTLLNKKNSSVTELVVSEPPLFTDMSNSIKELTAMIDKSLEKTEALLIAGSRPAIWPENLNAEICKLAADKGRLVMADFWGKDLEKTLEVCTPHIIKINEDEFYGTFKLPPAGKDESELARAVCGESKRLKNIIVVTRGTKSTVAGENGNLYMQKTIKTKAVNTIGCGDAFSAGFLYTYIKTKDIKKSLETGAECGAKNAALEMPGSIK, from the coding sequence ATGAAAGTAACTGCGGTTTGCTTGAGTTCTACGATACAAAAGACGATTACATTCGAAAACCTGAAGCTAAAAAAAGTCAATCGCTCGCAACGATATGTCGTCCATGCGTCCGGCAAAGCCGTAAATTCCGCGCGCGTATTGGACCAGCTTGAAAGCGGCTTTTGCGAAGCGATATGTCCCGTAGGAAAAGAAAACGCACAAAGATTTTTGGCGCTCGCCGCCCGAGAAATTTTTCCTATTAAAAGCGTTTTTGTTCCTGGTTTTACGCGCGAATGCTGGACTCTTTTGAATAAAAAAAATTCAAGCGTTACGGAATTAGTCGTAAGCGAACCTCCGCTTTTTACGGATATGTCAAACAGCATAAAAGAGCTTACGGCCATGATCGATAAAAGCCTTGAAAAAACGGAGGCTCTGCTCATTGCGGGAAGCCGCCCTGCAATTTGGCCTGAAAATTTAAACGCTGAAATCTGTAAACTTGCGGCGGACAAAGGAAGGCTTGTCATGGCGGATTTTTGGGGCAAAGATCTTGAAAAAACGCTTGAAGTTTGCACTCCGCACATAATAAAAATAAACGAAGACGAATTCTACGGAACATTTAAGCTGCCGCCGGCCGGCAAAGATGAAAGCGAACTTGCAAGAGCCGTGTGCGGTGAAAGTAAAAGACTTAAAAACATAATCGTCGTTACCCGCGGAACAAAATCTACCGTTGCCGGAGAAAACGGCAATCTTTATATGCAAAAAACGATTAAGACGAAAGCCGTAAATACAATAGGCTGCGGAGACGCTTTTTCCGCAGGTTTTTTATACACGTATATTAAAACAAAGGATATTAAAAAGTCGCTTGAAACCGGTGCGGAATGCGGGGCAAAAAACGCGGCGCTTGAAATGCCGGGTTCAATAAAATAG
- a CDS encoding potassium/proton antiporter translates to MPLFLLITAAVIFLCVLLNKISSKLGVPMLLAFIILGMVFGSDGIFKIPFNDFAASEKLCTAALIFIMFYGGFGTKWSAAKPVAVQSFLLATVGVVLTAVFTALFCHFVLRFSFNESFLLGAVISSTDAASVFYILRSKKLNLRYNTASLLEAESGSNDPLSYMLTIIALSFLGVSGGEKGMSVPSLVYLIVSQLVYGAAFGLIAGKSAAVTLKKFKFADAGFDAAFVIGLAVLSYSLPSLIGGNGYLSAYIAGLFLGNSNIPNKKSLVHFFDGITGLMQMLVFFLLGLLAFPSRIAGVVTVAMAVALFLTFVSRPLAVFFLLTPSRYPLRQQMLISWAGLRGAASIVFAVMALNSINANSPGILQHDLFHIVFFIVLFSITIQGSLLPLASKKLKMIDNNTNVLYTFNDYPDEIPVRFIQVKQPEDHPWNGKEIKSLVLPPETLLVLILRDKERLIPRGATIIKSGDTLVLAAKVFNKNVHDKENDEGLMEIPVGKDHEWVEKTLAEIAPKKAFIVLIKRGGRLIIPKGSTRIAAGDVLVAEQGLDK, encoded by the coding sequence ATGCCGCTTTTTCTTCTGATAACCGCCGCAGTAATTTTTTTGTGCGTTTTGCTTAATAAAATTTCTTCAAAACTCGGCGTTCCCATGCTTTTAGCATTTATTATTTTGGGAATGGTGTTCGGTTCCGACGGAATTTTTAAAATCCCGTTCAACGATTTCGCCGCTTCCGAAAAATTATGCACCGCAGCTCTTATTTTTATCATGTTTTACGGAGGATTCGGAACAAAATGGAGCGCAGCGAAACCGGTCGCCGTTCAGTCGTTTTTGTTGGCTACGGTAGGCGTAGTTTTGACCGCCGTTTTTACGGCTCTTTTTTGCCATTTCGTTCTCCGTTTTTCTTTCAACGAAAGTTTTCTCTTGGGAGCGGTTATAAGCTCGACGGACGCGGCTTCCGTGTTTTACATTCTCCGCTCAAAAAAACTGAACTTAAGATACAATACAGCCTCATTGCTCGAAGCGGAAAGCGGAAGCAACGACCCGCTTTCATACATGCTTACGATCATAGCTTTGTCGTTTTTGGGAGTTTCAGGCGGAGAGAAGGGAATGAGCGTTCCTTCCCTTGTGTATTTAATCGTATCGCAGCTTGTATACGGCGCCGCATTCGGACTTATAGCCGGAAAATCGGCCGCCGTTACCTTAAAAAAATTTAAATTTGCGGACGCCGGTTTTGACGCGGCGTTCGTCATAGGACTGGCTGTTTTGTCTTATTCACTGCCGTCGCTCATAGGAGGCAACGGCTATCTTTCGGCCTATATAGCGGGCTTGTTTTTAGGCAACAGCAACATACCGAACAAAAAGTCACTGGTTCATTTTTTTGATGGAATAACGGGGCTCATGCAGATGCTTGTTTTCTTTTTGCTGGGTCTTCTTGCCTTTCCGTCCAGAATTGCCGGAGTAGTGACGGTCGCAATGGCGGTCGCTCTTTTTTTAACCTTTGTTTCGCGCCCGCTCGCAGTCTTCTTTCTTTTAACGCCATCAAGGTATCCGCTTCGTCAGCAAATGCTTATCTCATGGGCAGGACTTCGGGGAGCGGCCTCCATCGTATTTGCCGTTATGGCGTTAAATTCAATAAATGCAAATTCTCCCGGTATACTGCAACACGATCTGTTTCACATAGTGTTCTTTATAGTTTTGTTTTCAATTACGATACAGGGAAGCCTTTTGCCGCTCGCGTCGAAAAAACTTAAGATGATAGATAACAATACGAACGTTCTTTATACGTTCAACGACTATCCCGATGAAATTCCCGTACGCTTTATTCAAGTAAAACAGCCGGAAGACCATCCGTGGAACGGAAAAGAGATAAAATCGCTTGTTTTGCCACCCGAAACCCTTTTGGTTCTCATATTAAGAGATAAAGAACGTCTTATTCCGCGAGGCGCAACGATCATAAAAAGCGGCGACACATTAGTTTTGGCGGCAAAAGTATTTAACAAAAATGTCCATGACAAAGAAAATGACGAAGGTCTTATGGAAATTCCCGTCGGGAAGGATCATGAATGGGTTGAAAAGACATTAGCCGAAATCGCTCCGAAAAAAGCTTTTATAGTGCTCATAAAAAGAGGCGGCCGGCTTATAATTCCTAAAGGAAGCACCAGAATTGCCGCAGGGGACGTCCTTGTCGCGGAACAAGGACTGGATAAATAG
- a CDS encoding mandelate racemase/muconate lactonizing enzyme family protein: MKISAVETIPLAHECKIPIADAVGVNRLRKALLIKINTDKGLWGIGEAFLYGCSLQGAKKILEDQFVSLLIGKNPCSAKENYELLCWNSMAFGRAGIVKALISGIDIALWDIAAKAEGLPVGKLLCKETSCLHLDKIPSYASGGFYAEGKDKAALEKEAEAYLKKGYSAVKIKIGRNPSRSDSPLKYLPSSCWGESVEKDIERIAAVRSVLGNERILMVDSNASFSAQGAMQILPSLIEQGVAWFEEPIRFEDEDGLKELRAAMKGRMQIAGFETAQGDAVFKNLIDGGCVDIVQADIGWAGGFTGCLKIAELAKKAGKKFSLHSFGSAVHFASSLHLASCLANTDMIESEENANALRSAIVKSPFQADPKMAFYVPEKEGLGIELDWDAVHSMRVL, encoded by the coding sequence ATGAAAATTTCAGCCGTTGAAACGATACCGCTCGCGCACGAATGCAAAATTCCGATCGCGGACGCCGTAGGAGTAAACAGGCTTCGTAAGGCTCTGCTCATTAAAATAAATACCGACAAAGGCCTTTGGGGAATAGGCGAAGCGTTTTTGTACGGCTGCTCGCTGCAAGGGGCTAAAAAAATACTGGAAGATCAGTTTGTTTCTCTCCTTATAGGGAAAAATCCCTGCAGTGCAAAAGAAAACTACGAACTTCTTTGCTGGAATTCCATGGCCTTCGGTCGGGCGGGAATAGTAAAGGCGTTGATCAGCGGCATTGACATTGCCCTATGGGACATTGCGGCAAAAGCGGAAGGCTTGCCTGTAGGAAAACTGCTCTGCAAGGAAACCTCATGCTTACATTTGGATAAAATTCCTTCATACGCAAGCGGAGGCTTCTACGCCGAAGGTAAAGACAAAGCTGCTCTCGAAAAAGAAGCCGAAGCATATTTAAAAAAGGGATATTCCGCCGTAAAAATAAAAATAGGACGAAATCCTTCAAGGAGCGACAGTCCTCTTAAATATCTTCCGTCTTCCTGCTGGGGCGAGAGCGTCGAAAAAGATATAGAGCGGATTGCGGCCGTCCGGTCCGTATTGGGAAATGAGAGAATCTTAATGGTGGATTCAAACGCTTCTTTTTCCGCCCAAGGCGCAATGCAGATTCTTCCTTCATTAATAGAACAAGGCGTAGCGTGGTTTGAAGAGCCCATCCGCTTTGAAGACGAAGACGGCCTTAAGGAATTGCGTGCCGCCATGAAAGGAAGAATGCAAATCGCGGGATTTGAAACCGCACAGGGAGATGCGGTTTTTAAAAACCTCATAGACGGCGGCTGCGTAGACATCGTCCAAGCCGACATCGGCTGGGCTGGAGGTTTTACGGGCTGTCTTAAGATCGCGGAACTTGCAAAAAAAGCCGGAAAAAAGTTCTCTCTGCATTCATTCGGTTCGGCTGTACATTTTGCTTCAAGTCTGCACCTTGCTTCCTGTTTAGCTAACACCGATATGATAGAATCGGAAGAGAATGCTAATGCGCTGCGATCGGCCATAGTTAAATCTCCGTTTCAGGCAGACCCGAAAATGGCGTTTTACGTTCCTGAAAAAGAAGGTCTCGGCATAGAACTTGACTGGGACGCCGTGCATTCAATGCGCGTCTTGTAG
- a CDS encoding TIGR03546 family protein, with translation MIRYIIKLFKALNANTNPNEIAHAFGIGFLLGLMPKNNLLWYLLFIFFLLLRINKGAYFLILLLFSFAAPVFDPLLNSIGYAVLKFAPLEGLFATLLDIPFVGFTRFNNTIVMGSLVLGIVAYVPMFILGRLFIVFWRKVITPKIKQNPVMKAFYKIPLIGKIKSLVTEIN, from the coding sequence GTGATTCGCTATATAATAAAGCTTTTTAAAGCCTTAAATGCAAATACAAATCCTAATGAGATAGCTCATGCGTTCGGCATAGGATTTTTGCTCGGTCTTATGCCAAAAAACAACCTTTTGTGGTATTTGCTTTTTATCTTTTTTTTACTGCTTCGTATAAACAAAGGCGCATATTTTCTTATACTGCTCCTGTTTTCATTCGCCGCTCCGGTCTTTGATCCCTTACTGAATTCAATAGGCTATGCGGTTTTAAAATTTGCGCCGCTCGAAGGACTGTTTGCAACTCTGCTCGACATTCCCTTTGTAGGCTTTACGCGCTTTAACAATACGATCGTAATGGGCTCTTTGGTTTTGGGAATCGTCGCATACGTTCCGATGTTTATACTCGGACGGCTGTTCATAGTATTTTGGCGCAAGGTAATCACCCCAAAGATAAAACAAAATCCTGTTATGAAGGCATTTTACAAAATTCCCCTCATAGGAAAGATCAAATCGCTTGTTACGGAGATCAACTGA